The following coding sequences lie in one Haliaeetus albicilla unplaced genomic scaffold, bHalAlb1.1 scaffold_151, whole genome shotgun sequence genomic window:
- the CADM4 gene encoding cell adhesion molecule 4 isoform X1 — protein MQPPPRPPLCPALLPGLILLWAAGQGRAQEVQAENVTVLEGGTAEITCHLHQYDGSIVVIQNPARQTLFFNGTRALKDERFQLAEFSRRRLRLRLSRARLEDEGGYFCQLYADDTHHQIATLTVLVPPEDPVVEAVEAAVEGGEVELSCLVPRARPPATLRWYRDRRELQGSASREQQGKVFRQRSVLRLRVERRDHGAVVTCEVTHPALGRGQRRQGHYTLDVQYAPTARIHPSQSVLREGDTLVLTCAVNGNPRPTEIAWSRGNESLPARARAEGEVLTLPALGPQDNGTYSCQAGNPHGRAADHYVLVVYDPGAVVAAQRSVPYAIVGGILALLVFLLICLLATMVWCSIRQKGSYLTHEASGLEEHGEAREAFLGGEPGKRKEEFFI, from the exons ATgcagccccccccgcgcccccccctgTGCCCCGCGCTGCTGCCGGGCCTCATCCTCCTCTGGGCCGCCGGACAGG GGCGGGCGCAGGAGGTGCAGGCGGAGAACGTGACGGTGCTGGAGGGCGGCACGGCCGAGATCACTTGTCACCTCCACCAGTACGACGGCTCCATCGTCGTCATCCAGAACCCGGCCCGGCAGACCCTCTTCTTCAACGGCACCCGCG CGCTGAAGGACGAGCGGTTCCAGCTGGCGGAGTTCAGCCGGCGGCGCCTGCGCCTGCGCCTGTCCCGCGCCCGGCTGGAGGACGAGGGCGGCTACTTCTGCCAGCTCTACGCCGATGACACCCACCACCAGATCGCCACCCTCACCGTCCTGG tgccccccgaGGACCCGGTGGTGGAGGCGGTGGAGGCggcggtggaggggggggaggtGGAGCTGAGCTGCCTGGTGCCCCGCGCCCGGCCCCCCGCCACCCTGCGCTGGTACCGAGACCGCCGGGAGCTCCAAG GGTCCGCGAGCCGGGAGCAGCAGGGGAAGGTGTTCCGGCAGCGCAGCGTGCTGCGCCTGCGCGTGGAGCGCAGGGACCACGGCGCCGTCGTCACCTGCGAGGTCACCCACCCCGCCCTGGGCAGGGGGCAGCGCCGGCAGGGGCACTACACCCTCGACGTCCAGT ACGCCCCCACGGCGCGGATCCACCCCTCGCAGAGCGTCCTGCGCGAGGGCGACACGCTGGTGCTGACCTGCGCCGTCAACGGCAACCCCCG ccccaccgAGATCGCCTGGAGCCGGGGGAACGAGTCGCTGCCGGCGCGGGCGCGGGCGGAGGGCGAGGTGCTGACGCTGCCGGCGCTCGGCCCCCAGGACAACGGCACCTACAGCTGCCAGGCCGGCAACCCCCACGGCCGCGCCGCCGACCACTACGTCCTCGTCGTCTACG ACCCCGGGGCGGTGGTGGCGGCGCAGCGGTCGGTGCCCTACGCCATCGTCGGCGGGATCCTGGCCCTCCTCGTCTTCCTCCTCATCTGCCTCTTGGCCACCATGGTCTGGTGCTCCATCCGCCAGAAAG GGTCGTACCTGACGCACGAGGCGAGCGGGCTGGAGGAGCACGGGGAGGCGCGGGAGGCCTTCCTGGGGGGAGAGCCCGGGAAGCGCAAGGAGGAGTTCTTCATCTGA
- the CADM4 gene encoding cell adhesion molecule 4 isoform X2, which translates to MQPPPRPPLCPALLPGLILLWAAGQGRAQEVQAENVTVLEGGTAEITCHLHQYDGSIVVIQNPARQTLFFNGTRALKDERFQLAEFSRRRLRLRLSRARLEDEGGYFCQLYADDTHHQIATLTVLVPPEDPVVEAVEAAVEGGEVELSCLVPRARPPATLRWYRDRRELQGSASREQQGKVFRQRSVLRLRVERRDHGAVVTCEVTHPALGRGQRRQGHYTLDVQYAPTARIHPSQSVLREGDTLVLTCAVNGNPRTTAPTAARPATPTAAPPTTTSSSSTTPGRWWRRSGRCPTPSSAGSWPSSSSSSSASWPPWSGAPSARKGRT; encoded by the exons ATgcagccccccccgcgcccccccctgTGCCCCGCGCTGCTGCCGGGCCTCATCCTCCTCTGGGCCGCCGGACAGG GGCGGGCGCAGGAGGTGCAGGCGGAGAACGTGACGGTGCTGGAGGGCGGCACGGCCGAGATCACTTGTCACCTCCACCAGTACGACGGCTCCATCGTCGTCATCCAGAACCCGGCCCGGCAGACCCTCTTCTTCAACGGCACCCGCG CGCTGAAGGACGAGCGGTTCCAGCTGGCGGAGTTCAGCCGGCGGCGCCTGCGCCTGCGCCTGTCCCGCGCCCGGCTGGAGGACGAGGGCGGCTACTTCTGCCAGCTCTACGCCGATGACACCCACCACCAGATCGCCACCCTCACCGTCCTGG tgccccccgaGGACCCGGTGGTGGAGGCGGTGGAGGCggcggtggaggggggggaggtGGAGCTGAGCTGCCTGGTGCCCCGCGCCCGGCCCCCCGCCACCCTGCGCTGGTACCGAGACCGCCGGGAGCTCCAAG GGTCCGCGAGCCGGGAGCAGCAGGGGAAGGTGTTCCGGCAGCGCAGCGTGCTGCGCCTGCGCGTGGAGCGCAGGGACCACGGCGCCGTCGTCACCTGCGAGGTCACCCACCCCGCCCTGGGCAGGGGGCAGCGCCGGCAGGGGCACTACACCCTCGACGTCCAGT ACGCCCCCACGGCGCGGATCCACCCCTCGCAGAGCGTCCTGCGCGAGGGCGACACGCTGGTGCTGACCTGCGCCGTCAACGGCAACCCCCG GACAACGGCACCTACAGCTGCCAGGCCGGCAACCCCCACGGCCGCGCCGCCGACCACTACGTCCTCGTCGTCTACG ACCCCGGGGCGGTGGTGGCGGCGCAGCGGTCGGTGCCCTACGCCATCGTCGGCGGGATCCTGGCCCTCCTCGTCTTCCTCCTCATCTGCCTCTTGGCCACCATGGTCTGGTGCTCCATCCGCCAGAAAG GGTCGTACCTGA
- the RPS19 gene encoding small ribosomal subunit protein eS19, whose amino-acid sequence MPGVTVKDVNQQEFVRALAAFLKKSGKLKVPEWADTVKLAKHKELAPYDENWFYTRAASTARHLYLRGGAGVGSMAKVYGGRQRRGVRPSHFSRGSGSVARRVLQALEGLKMVEKDQDGGRKLTPQGQRDLDRIAGQVAAASKKH is encoded by the exons ATGCCCGGTGTGACGGTGAAGGACGTGAACCAGCAGGAGTTCGTGCGGGCGTTGGCCGCCTTCCTCAAGAA gtCGGGAAAGCTGAAAGTTCCCGAGTGGGCGGACACGGTGAAACTGGCCAAGCACAAGGAGCTGGCGCCGTATGACGAGAACTGGTTCTACACGCGGGCGG CCTCCACCGCCCGGCACCTCTACCTGCGGGGGGGCGCGGGGGTGGGCTCCATGGCCAAGGTGTACGGGGGGCGGCAGCGGCGCGGCGTGCGGCCCAGCCACTTCAGCCGCGGCTCCGGCAGCGTGGCCCGGCGCGTGCTGCAGGCGCTCGAGGGGCTCAAGATGGTCGAGAAGGACCAGGACGG CGGGCGCAAGCTGACCCCCCAGGGGCAGCGGGACCTGGACAGGATCGCCGGGCAG gtggcCGCCGCCAGCAAGAAGCACTGA
- the LOC138684098 gene encoding collagen alpha-1(I) chain-like — translation MRRSGGGGGGRTGAAPRGGAAMMADGRRPGESGGSEDGAFEEEEEEEEEEEEEEEEEEGASTGVSALPEEEEDESEATSVSSGESGPPTPPANGCAGSRTRDRPSGEEPRPLPDAPGGGGGGGGGGGGGGGGDGGGASPRGGVVGSGGGSSGRGLGGRLAPPVPRVRPRFRHLAGAQGSPQLPRAQTAPGTRRGRGEGGAGRPSPAAAPPAALRRPRPPPPPRHAPRPSTTSAPSAGWASGRRRRWGLTAASTGGGAGGAPRPPAPAGAAPPPAAAPAAPPPAAAPAAPAPPRRPPPIAAPSAPEPSASWPTCTSTTCCTPAGSCEAGGGGGGGGGEGRAGRRAAPLPPAPPPKPRGAPARAGRRGNKNRLSFGTRRKGGVRSALARGGGVTAAAGGA, via the exons ATGCGcagaagcggcggcggcggcggcggccggacGGGAGCGGCACCGCGCGGcgg GGCAGCCATGATGGCGGacgggcggcggccgggggaGTCGGGCGGGAGCGAGGACGGCGCCttcgaggaggaggaggaggaagaggaggaggaggaggaggaggaggaggaggaagagggggcCTCCACCG gcgtCTCGGCGctgccggaggaggaggaggacgagtCCGAAGCCACGTCGGTGTCGTCGGGGGAGAgcggcccccccaccccccccgccaacGGCTGCGCAG gttcCCGGACCCGCGACCGCCCGTCGGGGGAGGAACCGCGGCCGCTACCGGACGCtccgggaggaggaggaggaggaggaggaggaggaggaggggggggagggggggatgggggaggggCCAGCCCCCGGGGGGGCGTCGTCGGCAGCGGGGGGGGGTCGTCGGGGCGGGGGCTGGGTGGCCGACTGGCCCCACCAGTGCCCCGAGTGCGGCCGAGGTTTCGGCACCTCGCGGGCGCTCAAGGTTCACCGCAGCTACCACGGGCGCAAACGGCCCCAGGGacccgccggggccggggggaggggggggccggccgcccctcccccgccgccgccccgcccgccgccctccgccgcccccgcccgccgccgccgccccgccacGCCCCTCGCCCTTCCACTACATCTGCGCCGAGTGCGGGCTGGGCTTCGGGGCGccggcggcgctgggggctcaCCGCTGCGAGCacgggcggcggcgccggcggagccccccgcccccccgcccccgccggcgccgccccgccccccgccgcagCGCCGgccgcccctccccccgccgccgcccccgccgcccccgcccccccccgacGCCCCCCCCCTATCGCTGCACCGAGTGCGCCGGAGCCTTCGGCCTCGTGGCCGACCTGCACGAGCACTACATGCTGCACGCCCGCGGGGAGCTGtgaggcgggcggcggcggcggcggcggcgggggggaggggcgggcggggcggcgggcggcgcccctccccccagccccacccccaaaaccccggGGAGCCCCCGCCCgggcggggcggagggggaATAAAAACCGTCTGTCGTTTGGGACGCGGCGAAAGGGGGGGGTCCGCTCTGCTTTGGCGCGCGGCGGCGGCGTGACGGCGGCAGCTGGGGGGGCGTGA